The stretch of DNA CAATTCATCCTCCAGGAAGGTGATGTTTGCAGGTACAATACATTTGTGGTTGAAGGTTGCTTCAAAATGTTCATGTTAGATCCAAATGGAAAAGAACATAACCTACAATTTGCGATCGAGAACTGGTGGATTGGAGATATCGGCAGTTTTCATTCTGAAGAACCAAGTAGACTTTATATAGAAGCCATCGAGAATTCCGTTATTCTCCAAATAAAAAAAGAAGATCAGCTGAAACTATTTGTAGATTATCCCAAATTCAATAGAATATTTAGGGTTCTGGCAGAGAATGCAATGGTAGGTCTACAGAATAGAATACTGCAAAATATTAGTTCTTCAGCAGAGGAACGTTACTTGTATTTTCTAGAACGATACCCGCAATTTTTTAATCGAATTTCCAACGTTCAGATAGCTTCTTATTTAGGCGTGACTCCTGAGTTTCTTAGTGTCATTCGGAAAAAGCTCTCAAAATCTTAATCTACCTTAAGACCATTTCTTAAACTACCTTATAGGTATACCACAAGCAATTTTCGGAATTTTGTCTTGTTGTTAAACTTAGAAAATTAATACAAGATGGAAAAGAAAACAATTGCTGTGGTTGGTGCGACCGGTTTACAAGGCAAGGGGGTGGTAAATGCCTTAATAAAAGAAGGTTCTTTTAAAGTAAGAGCCATTACCCGAAACCCTGATAAATATGAAGGCCAGGCTCATGAGGTAGTATCAGGTGATTTAACAGACCTTGACTCTCTAACTGCTGCTTTCAAAGGTGCTCACGGTGTTTTTGTCGTAACCAATTTTTGGGAAGGTGCTGATGAAGTTGCCCAGGGAAAAACAGCCATTCAGGCTGCAAAAAATGCTAATGCAGATCATTTCATTTGGTCAACGTTGCCCAATGTTGAAGAAATAAGCCAGGGGGAATTTGAGGTCCCTCATTTTACAGGTAAAGCAAAAGTTGACGAATTAGTAAAAAATGCCGGATTTGCGCATTATACATTCGTTCAGCCTCCATTTTATTTTCAGAATTTTTTTGGGCAATTATCTGCCCAGGCTCAACAAGATGGCTCCCTAGGTTGGACGCTCCCAATTGATCCGACAAAAAGAGTAATCCATATGGCAGATATTAATGACTTGGGGAAAGTGGTTGCCGGTGCATTCCTAAATCCAGAAAAAGTAGGTAAAGGAAGTTATCTCTCCCTGGCCACCGAGACGAATAGCTTCAATGACGTTTTAGTTGCTTTTAAAGCAAATGGGAAAAAGTATAGTTTTAACCATGTGCCAGGAGAAGTATTTTCCAACTTCTTTGAAGGAGCCGGTGAACTTTCCAAAATGTTTGCCTATTTCGAAGCTCATACTTATATGGGTCCAAATACTGAACAGCAAATTGAATTAGCTAAAGAAATTGCTACAGAAAAGTTTACTTCTCTGAACGATTGGATTAAACAAAACACCAATTAACATGAAAAAAACAGGAATGGCGTTGCTAGCCTTATTTTTTTTTGCTTCATGCAACGAAAAGGATAATAAAGAAATAGATGGTGACACAACTCAAAAAGTAGAAATCATGCAAAAACAAGAAAAACAAAAAATTGAAGCCTTATTGGGCGAATACAAAAATGCACTCAATACCTCGGATGCAAAACTAGCTCAAAGTTTATATACCAAAGACGGTATCTTTATGCCAACGGAAGCCCCTTCAGCCATCGGCTCCGAGAATATTCTGAAATCATACGAATACATTTTCTCACAGATTCAATTGAACATTGAGTTTTTCATTGAAGAAATTGAGGTGGAAAATGATTTTGCATTCGCAACAACCAGTTCAAACGGCACGACATTGATTCATGCGACCGGAGACATCGTTCCGGAAGCCAATAGAGAACTGTTCGTTTTTGAAAAGGTTGACGATGATTGGAAGATTGCCAGATATATGTTTAACAAAACCAGTCCCCATAAATAATCATGAAAGCAGCAATCACAACCAAAGCTGGTGCCCCAAATGTGATCGAGATTCAAGAAGTACCCCAGCCGGAAATCAGACCTGGCTGGGTGCTTATTAAAGTAAAAGCATTTGGTCTTAACCGCTCTGAACTGTTTACCAGAAGGGGGGATTCTCCAGGCGTTACCTTTCCTCGAATTCAGGGGATAGAGTGTGTCGGAATAGTAGAAAATGACCCGACTAATACCTATCCCAAAGGGCAACAAGTTGCGGCAATTATGGGAGGCATGGGCCGTTTTTTTGATGGCGGATACGCCGAACATGCATCTGTTCCAATCGATATCGTATTCCCGTTTGAAAGCTCCCTTCCCTGGAGCATTCTGGGAGCTATTCCGGAGATGTTTCAAACAGTATCAGGCTCTCTGAACCAGGCTTTGGAAATAAAACCAGGAGAGACCTTACTCATTCGGGGTGGAACCTCCTCAATTGGCATGTTGGCCTGTCAGTTAGCCAAAACCAAAAGTTTGACGGTCATATCTACAACGAGAAACCCCGGCAAGAAGCAAACACTGATCGAAAATGGGGCAGATCATGTAATCATCGATGACGGGAAAGTATCAACTGTTTTGAAAGAAATTTATCCTGACGGAGTCAATAAGGTATTAGAACTCGTTGGCACCAAAACCCTAAAAGATTCTTTGAAATGTATAGGTTACAAGGGAATGGTTTGCATGACCGGAATTCTTGGCAATGAATGGACCATGTCCGAGTTTACCCCAATGGGAGATATTCCATCTCTCGGCCGGTTAACCGTTTACATGGGAGAATCCAAAAACCTTTCCAGGGAATTGTTGCAAGAATTTATCAGCGAAGTTGAACGCAAAAATATCCGTCTTAACATCGATAGGGTTTTTAGGCTAGAGCAGGTAGCAGATGCCCATCAATATATGGAGGATAACAAAGCCAAAGGTAAAATCGTAGTAGAAATATAGGGCTTTGCGAGTTGAATTGATTGAACCTAAGGTGCCCCATAAAATCCTTGCAAATACTTTTTAAAAAAAAATGCCAAAAATCCAACGATTACCAAAACTGAACAGGGCACAAAAAGTGAGACTTTTTAGCCTTTTGTAGAACTGGGACCTAAGCCCTTTTCAATGGCAATGACAATTTCAATCCCTGCCTACCAGAATACCAGGAAGGCAGAAAAATGCCTGGAAAAACAAAAACTCCAATAACTCTTCCCCTCCAATAACTCCACGTCCAAAAAAAACTAAGCCGCTGAGTCGCGAGCTCCAGCTGTGAACCTCCCATACCCTAGCCCTCCTATAACTCCTGCTATAATGCCTTGCGATGACAATTTCAATCCCTGCCTACCAGAATACCAGAAAGGCAGAAAAATGCCTGGAAAAACAAAAACTCCAATAACTCTTCCCCTCCAATAACTCCACGTCCAAAAAAAACTAAGCCGCTGAGTCGCGAGCTCCAGCTGTGAACCTGCCATACCCTGGCCCTCCTAATGCCCCATTTCAATTTAAAGAGAAATAGCTTTCAATGAATGCGACAAATTGAAAAACCTCCGTAAAGGTATTGTACAAAGGAACAGGTGCTACTCGCATGACCCCTCCTCCCGTATGCGAAAGGTTATCTTCCCGCCAATCACAAATAACGCCCTGGCTGGAAACGTAATCGAAAAGGGCTTTTCCGTCTTTTTCCAGGTAAATCGATAATTGACTGCCTCTTTCGGTTGGAAGGGAGGGTGTAATCAGCTGAAGTTTGACACCCTTTTCATTAAGGGACTGTAGCAAGTACTCAAGATAGCCCGTCAACTGTAAACTTTTTTGGTAAAGTTGGGCCATGCCGGCCCTCTGAACCATTTCTAAGCTCACCAGATGAGGGGTAAAAGCAATGATTTGGGGGGTACTGATTTGAAGGCCAGCAGCCCCAGGCATCGGTACGAAGGACTTTCGCATCAGAAACCGATAGCTTTCTTTGTAGCCCCACCAGCCAGCCAGGCGCGGAAAATCTGGATCATTGCCATGCTTTTCATGTAAAAAAACGCCACTTGGGCCACCCGGACCACCATTCAAATACTTGTAACTGCACCAAACAGCAAAATCAACTTCCCAGTCGTGTAGGGAAAGGGGTACATTGCCAGCCGCATGCGCCAGGTCAAAACCTACATAAGCGCCCACCTGATGGGCTGCTGTGGTGATGGCAGCCATGTCATACCTTTGCCCCGTGTAATAATTAATCCCGCCAAACATCACCAGGGCCGTTTCCTGGCCATGTTCCTCCACACAAGCTAGTATATCTTCCGTACGCAACAAGGCTTCCCCCTCTCGCGGTTTCACTTCAACCATTGCCATCTGAGGGTCAAACCCATACCGTGCTATCTGACTAGCCACCGCATACTGATCGGAAGGGAAAGCCCCCGCTTCCATGATGATTTTGAAGCGTTCCTTGTTGGGTCGGTAAAAGCTGCCCAACAGCAAATGAATATTGACGGTCAGGGTATTCATCACAATGACCTCCTCCGCTTTGGCGCCAACGATCGTTGCCAGTGGAGCTTGCATTCGCTTGTGGATATCCATCCAGCAATCTTCGCCTTCAAACCAGCTTTCTACCGCCTTGTCCTGCCATTGGCTCAGCACTTTTTCCAAAGCGGCTTTGACGCCTTTAGGTTGCAATCCCAAGGAATTACCACAGAAATAGATCGCCCTTTTGCCTTCATGCTGTGGGTATAGGAATTCGTTTTGAAAAGACCTCAAAGGGTCCTGCGCATCTTGTGCCTGGGCAAAAGCCAAGCCAGTGGTAAATTTCATGACCATTCATTTAAATAGAAACTGAAAGGATGTAACAGGAATTGCCGGACATGGTTCACTTTCAAAACAAGCTCCCTTGACGGGCGAAACTTAGAGGGTTTTCATGTTCCAATAAGCGGCGCTTCATATCAAGGCCATAAAAATAGCCATGTAGGTCGCCGTTCTTGGCAATCACCCGGTGACAGGGCACTATAATGGCGATTGGATTATTGCGATTGGCCAAACCAACAGCTCGCACAGCCGTGGGATTTCCGATTTTTTCGGCAATAGCCGAATAACTGCTGGTCCGCCCAAAAGGAATCTTGAGCAATTCGCGCCAGACGGATTGATTGAAATCTGTTGCGTCCCCCCAGTTAAGTTGGAGATCAAATTGCGTTCGTTTGCCCTTGCAGTATTCATCCAATTGGACTACACATTCTTTTAAGGCGGGCGCAATAGGTCCAGTGGGGCAAGGTTTTTTACTCACTATTTTAACCGATTGAATGCCCAGCGAATTCCCTTTGATTTCGATGCAACCAAAAGGAGAAAGATAATGCGTGACTGCTAGCATGAATGAAGTATTAATTCGCTTTAAAAATACTGTTTTTTTGGAAGGTAGCCTATTTTACGGTTAGCTTATAATGAAGACTTTACACAAAAAAAAGCCGGTGAGATAAATATCCCCCCGGCCCTTAAGTTAGGCTCTATTTCCAAGAGCGTTTAAGCTGAGTATCAATCAATAAAGAATCTTCTATTTAGTGATGACAACTTGTTGCTGCAGAATACCTTTATTGGTTCTGAATTCCAAGAAGTAGTTACCAGCAGGTAGATTAGTTACGTCAACCTGATAGGAACCTTGGGGCCAGTTCCATTGTCTTACCAACTTGCCATCAATGTTCCAAAGCATAACTTTTGCTTTGTCAATACTTTCATCCAGTATATTGATATTCAATTGATCAACTACGGGATTTGGAAATACTTTTATATTGAATACCGAAGTAGAAACATCTTCAACATTTGTTATGCTCTGTGGAAGAAGAACCGCATCAATGACATGTACTACACCATTATCTGCTTCTATATCAGCTACCACAACTTTTGCATTATTGATTAAAACACCTTCGGCGTTAATCGTTACTAAAATCGTCTCTCCTTGCAAAGTGGTGGCTACTTGTTGGTCCGAAAGCTCAGTTGATTTAACTTCCAATCCCAATACATGGTACAATAGAATGGTAGCCAAATCCCCGGTAGGGTCTTCCAACAGCGCCTCCACTGTCCCAGCTGGCAAGGCAGCAAAGGCAGCGTCCGTTGGTGCAAAGACCGTAAACGGCCCTGCGCCAGACAAGTCGTCGTCTAGCTCGGCAGCCAAAACGGCCGCTTCCAAGGTCTTGTGGACCTCACTTTCCAGGATCACATCGACCACCGTATTGCTCGGTAGTAAAACCGCATCGATCACGTGTACCACTCCATTGTCGGCTACAACATCAGCTACGGTAACCTGTGCATTGTTAATGAAAACGCCAGCAGAACCGACCGTCACCACCACATTTTTTCCCAGCAAGGTGGTCACCACCTGGTTGTCACTTAAGTCCGTGGAGCGAACATCGCCGCTCACCACATGGTGCAACAGGATATTCGCCAAATCCCCGGTGGGGTCTTCCAATAGCGCCTCAACTGTCCCAGCTGGCAAGGCAGCAAAGGCAGCGTCCGTTGGTGCAAAGACCGTAAACGGCCCTGCGCCAGACAGGTCGTCGTCTAGCTCGGCAGCCAAAACGGCCGCTTCCAAGGTCGTGTGGACCTCACTTTCCAGGATCACGTCGACCACTGTATTGCTCGGTAGTAAAACCGCATCGATCACGTGTACCACTCCATTGTCGGCTACGATATCAGCTACA from Saprospiraceae bacterium encodes:
- a CDS encoding methylated-DNA--[protein]-cysteine S-methyltransferase, which gives rise to MLAVTHYLSPFGCIEIKGNSLGIQSVKIVSKKPCPTGPIAPALKECVVQLDEYCKGKRTQFDLQLNWGDATDFNQSVWRELLKIPFGRTSSYSAIAEKIGNPTAVRAVGLANRNNPIAIIVPCHRVIAKNGDLHGYFYGLDMKRRLLEHENPLSFARQGSLF
- a CDS encoding NmrA/HSCARG family protein, which codes for MEKKTIAVVGATGLQGKGVVNALIKEGSFKVRAITRNPDKYEGQAHEVVSGDLTDLDSLTAAFKGAHGVFVVTNFWEGADEVAQGKTAIQAAKNANADHFIWSTLPNVEEISQGEFEVPHFTGKAKVDELVKNAGFAHYTFVQPPFYFQNFFGQLSAQAQQDGSLGWTLPIDPTKRVIHMADINDLGKVVAGAFLNPEKVGKGSYLSLATETNSFNDVLVAFKANGKKYSFNHVPGEVFSNFFEGAGELSKMFAYFEAHTYMGPNTEQQIELAKEIATEKFTSLNDWIKQNTN
- a CDS encoding SgcJ/EcaC family oxidoreductase; translated protein: MKKTGMALLALFFFASCNEKDNKEIDGDTTQKVEIMQKQEKQKIEALLGEYKNALNTSDAKLAQSLYTKDGIFMPTEAPSAIGSENILKSYEYIFSQIQLNIEFFIEEIEVENDFAFATTSSNGTTLIHATGDIVPEANRELFVFEKVDDDWKIARYMFNKTSPHK
- a CDS encoding zinc-binding alcohol dehydrogenase family protein — protein: MKAAITTKAGAPNVIEIQEVPQPEIRPGWVLIKVKAFGLNRSELFTRRGDSPGVTFPRIQGIECVGIVENDPTNTYPKGQQVAAIMGGMGRFFDGGYAEHASVPIDIVFPFESSLPWSILGAIPEMFQTVSGSLNQALEIKPGETLLIRGGTSSIGMLACQLAKTKSLTVISTTRNPGKKQTLIENGADHVIIDDGKVSTVLKEIYPDGVNKVLELVGTKTLKDSLKCIGYKGMVCMTGILGNEWTMSEFTPMGDIPSLGRLTVYMGESKNLSRELLQEFISEVERKNIRLNIDRVFRLEQVADAHQYMEDNKAKGKIVVEI
- a CDS encoding Crp/Fnr family transcriptional regulator codes for the protein MMTNLLKEYFNNLLPLTEEEMSVVEEVFKERRVKRRQFILQEGDVCRYNTFVVEGCFKMFMLDPNGKEHNLQFAIENWWIGDIGSFHSEEPSRLYIEAIENSVILQIKKEDQLKLFVDYPKFNRIFRVLAENAMVGLQNRILQNISSSAEERYLYFLERYPQFFNRISNVQIASYLGVTPEFLSVIRKKLSKS
- the kynU gene encoding kynureninase: MKFTTGLAFAQAQDAQDPLRSFQNEFLYPQHEGKRAIYFCGNSLGLQPKGVKAALEKVLSQWQDKAVESWFEGEDCWMDIHKRMQAPLATIVGAKAEEVIVMNTLTVNIHLLLGSFYRPNKERFKIIMEAGAFPSDQYAVASQIARYGFDPQMAMVEVKPREGEALLRTEDILACVEEHGQETALVMFGGINYYTGQRYDMAAITTAAHQVGAYVGFDLAHAAGNVPLSLHDWEVDFAVWCSYKYLNGGPGGPSGVFLHEKHGNDPDFPRLAGWWGYKESYRFLMRKSFVPMPGAAGLQISTPQIIAFTPHLVSLEMVQRAGMAQLYQKSLQLTGYLEYLLQSLNEKGVKLQLITPSLPTERGSQLSIYLEKDGKALFDYVSSQGVICDWREDNLSHTGGGVMRVAPVPLYNTFTEVFQFVAFIESYFSLN